One window of the Flavobacteriaceae bacterium YJPT1-3 genome contains the following:
- the polA gene encoding DNA polymerase I — protein sequence MSDQKRLFLLDAYALIFRGYYALIKNPRINSKGMDTSAIMGFVNSLFDVIKREQPDHLAVAFDKEGSDARTEMYEDYKANRDETPEAIRIAVPYIQKILKAMHIPCIEKKGVEADDLIGTLSKQAEKEGYQVFMVTPDKDYAQLVSENIFMYRPSRMGNGIEIWGIPEVQKKFEVERPEQVIDYLGMMGDASDNIPGLPGVGDKTAKKFIKQFGSLEGLLDNTDQLKGKMKEKVIENAELGRMSKKLATIKLDCAVTFNAEDYELSEPDAEKVQELFEELEFRRLKDQFIKIFSGEAESGTQVTSTATAKKQATTTAGSGQFSLFGNAGDTPDIQEHSTRKTIEDTEHFYQLVSEGMSMKLFLQNLMKQPSVCFDTETTGLNPLTAELVGIAFSWEASKGFYLPFPEDQAAAQELIEQLRPFFESKEIEKIGQNLKYDIKVLDKYKIKVRGPLFDTMLAHYLINPDMRHNMDVLSETYLNYTPVSITELIGKKGKNQKSMRDVPVEEQKEYAVEDADITFQLKQHFAKELEEAKTQDLFKDIEVPLLRVLAAMELEGINLDVDFLNSLSRKLDEDITSLEEQIYAEAGEEFNIGSPKQLGEILFDKMKLVDKPKKTKTGQYSTAEDVLSYLAKDHPIVQHVLDYRGLTKLKSTYVDALPEQVEESTGRVHTDYMQTVAATGRLSSNNPNLQNIPIRTERGRQVRKAFIPRDEDHVLLAADYSQIELRIIAALSEEENMIEAFKNGEDIHASTAAKVFNVPINEVTREQRSNAKTVNFGIIYGVSAFGLSNQTDLSRSESKELIDTYYKTYPKLRNYISDQVDYARDHGYVQTVLGRRRYLKDINSRNAVVRGAAERNAVNAPIQGSAADIIKIAMINIYEALEEQEFKTKMLLQVHDELVFDVPKGELDAIKKLVQEKMEQAYTLEVPLDVELGVGENWLEAH from the coding sequence ATGTCAGACCAAAAGCGCCTTTTTCTCCTTGATGCCTATGCCTTGATCTTCCGGGGTTATTACGCCCTGATCAAAAACCCAAGAATCAACTCCAAAGGCATGGATACCTCAGCCATCATGGGTTTTGTCAACTCCCTATTCGACGTGATCAAACGGGAACAACCGGATCATTTGGCCGTAGCCTTTGACAAAGAAGGAAGCGACGCCCGCACCGAAATGTATGAGGATTACAAGGCCAACCGGGATGAAACCCCGGAAGCCATTCGGATCGCTGTGCCCTACATTCAGAAAATCCTTAAAGCCATGCACATCCCCTGCATCGAGAAAAAAGGAGTGGAAGCGGATGACCTCATCGGCACACTTTCCAAGCAAGCAGAAAAAGAGGGCTATCAGGTGTTTATGGTGACTCCCGATAAGGATTACGCCCAGCTGGTCAGCGAAAACATTTTTATGTACCGTCCGTCCCGCATGGGAAATGGTATTGAGATCTGGGGCATCCCGGAAGTACAAAAGAAATTTGAAGTCGAACGGCCCGAGCAGGTGATCGACTACCTGGGCATGATGGGTGATGCCTCGGATAACATTCCCGGTCTACCCGGCGTGGGCGACAAGACCGCCAAAAAATTCATCAAGCAGTTCGGATCGCTGGAAGGGCTACTGGACAATACCGACCAGCTCAAGGGTAAGATGAAAGAAAAGGTGATCGAAAATGCAGAACTCGGTCGGATGTCTAAAAAATTAGCAACCATCAAACTCGACTGCGCGGTTACCTTTAACGCGGAAGATTACGAATTGTCTGAGCCGGATGCGGAAAAAGTACAGGAACTGTTCGAAGAATTGGAATTCCGCCGACTTAAAGATCAATTTATAAAAATCTTTTCCGGAGAGGCCGAGAGTGGCACCCAGGTGACCAGTACGGCCACGGCTAAAAAACAAGCTACCACCACGGCCGGATCGGGGCAATTTTCCCTTTTTGGAAATGCCGGAGATACCCCGGATATCCAGGAACACTCCACCCGTAAGACCATCGAAGACACTGAGCATTTCTATCAATTGGTTTCGGAAGGGATGAGTATGAAACTCTTCCTGCAGAACCTGATGAAGCAGCCATCGGTATGCTTTGATACCGAAACTACAGGACTCAACCCGCTGACCGCGGAACTCGTGGGAATCGCGTTTTCCTGGGAAGCCAGCAAAGGCTTCTATCTCCCTTTTCCGGAAGACCAAGCTGCTGCACAGGAGTTGATCGAACAATTGCGTCCCTTTTTCGAGTCTAAGGAGATTGAGAAAATCGGTCAAAATTTAAAGTACGACATCAAGGTTCTGGACAAGTATAAGATTAAAGTCCGCGGCCCCCTCTTCGACACCATGCTGGCCCACTACCTGATCAATCCGGATATGCGTCACAATATGGATGTGCTTAGCGAAACTTACCTCAACTACACACCCGTCTCCATCACCGAGTTGATCGGTAAAAAAGGGAAGAACCAAAAATCGATGCGGGATGTCCCGGTGGAGGAGCAAAAAGAATACGCCGTAGAAGATGCCGACATTACTTTTCAACTCAAACAGCACTTTGCCAAAGAATTGGAAGAAGCCAAAACCCAGGACCTTTTTAAAGATATTGAAGTTCCCTTGTTGCGGGTTCTCGCCGCCATGGAGCTGGAAGGCATTAACCTGGATGTCGATTTCCTGAATTCGCTTTCGCGAAAGCTGGACGAAGACATTACCAGCCTGGAGGAACAGATCTATGCAGAGGCCGGAGAAGAGTTCAATATCGGTTCGCCCAAGCAATTGGGAGAGATCTTGTTTGACAAAATGAAGTTGGTCGACAAGCCGAAGAAAACGAAGACCGGACAATACTCTACCGCAGAAGACGTACTTTCCTATCTGGCTAAGGACCATCCCATCGTGCAGCATGTTTTGGACTATCGGGGACTTACCAAACTGAAAAGCACCTACGTAGACGCCCTTCCGGAACAAGTGGAGGAAAGTACGGGCCGAGTACACACGGACTATATGCAGACCGTAGCCGCTACCGGCCGACTGAGCTCCAATAATCCCAATCTTCAGAACATCCCGATCCGCACGGAACGCGGCCGCCAGGTGCGTAAAGCCTTTATTCCCAGAGATGAGGATCATGTGTTGCTGGCCGCCGACTATTCGCAGATCGAATTGCGGATCATCGCTGCCTTGAGTGAGGAAGAAAACATGATCGAGGCTTTTAAAAATGGAGAAGACATTCACGCCTCTACCGCGGCTAAGGTGTTCAATGTACCCATAAACGAAGTGACGAGAGAGCAACGAAGCAATGCCAAGACCGTCAACTTTGGAATCATCTATGGCGTATCTGCTTTTGGACTGAGTAATCAAACCGATCTGTCGCGATCAGAGTCTAAAGAATTGATCGACACCTATTACAAAACCTACCCCAAACTGCGCAACTACATCAGCGATCAAGTGGACTATGCCCGCGATCATGGCTACGTTCAAACCGTACTGGGACGACGTCGTTATTTAAAGGATATCAATTCGCGAAACGCCGTTGTACGCGGTGCTGCAGAACGTAATGCCGTGAATGCGCCTATTCAGGGAAGTGCTGCAGACATTATCAAGATAGCCATGATCAATATCTACGAAGCCCTGGAAGAGCAGGAATTCAAAACCAAGATGCTGCTGCAGGTGCATGATGAATTGGTCTTCGATGTGCCTAAAGGGGAATTGGACGCGATCAAAAAACTGGTACAGGAGAAAATGGAACAAGCCTATACTTTGGAAGTCCCCTTGGATGTTGAATTGGGCGTGGGTGAAAATTGGCTGGAAGCGCATTAA
- the rpsB gene encoding 30S ribosomal protein S2 yields the protein MANNIKVKDLLDAGVHFGHLTRRWDPNMAPYIYMERNGIHIINLYKTVAKIEEAQAALHKIAASGRKILFVATKKQAKEIVADKAEKANMPYITERWPGGMLTNFVTIRKAVKKMQMVDRMKQDGRFDTLSKKEQLQVNRMRDKLDKNLGSIADMTRLPAALFIVDIKREHIAVKEAQKLNIPIFAMVDTNSDPREVDYVIPSNDDASKSIENIMTHVTDAVIAGLAERKSGKDKEKDGDDAPKKAKKSEAKKEEKAAKAEKAPKKAKARKEEPAKATAPAGDEEE from the coding sequence ATGGCAAATAACATCAAAGTAAAAGATTTACTGGACGCTGGAGTTCACTTTGGTCACCTGACCAGACGTTGGGATCCAAACATGGCGCCATACATCTACATGGAGCGCAATGGCATCCATATTATTAACCTGTACAAAACCGTAGCGAAAATTGAAGAAGCACAAGCGGCTCTTCACAAGATCGCTGCTTCCGGAAGAAAGATCCTTTTTGTAGCTACCAAGAAACAAGCAAAAGAGATTGTTGCAGACAAAGCAGAAAAGGCGAATATGCCGTATATCACTGAGCGCTGGCCCGGTGGTATGTTGACCAACTTTGTAACTATCCGTAAAGCGGTTAAGAAAATGCAGATGGTAGACCGCATGAAACAAGACGGTCGTTTTGATACCCTTTCAAAGAAAGAGCAATTGCAGGTTAACCGTATGCGCGATAAACTGGATAAGAACTTAGGTTCTATTGCAGATATGACCCGCCTTCCAGCAGCCCTTTTCATTGTAGACATCAAGCGTGAGCACATCGCGGTTAAAGAAGCACAGAAATTAAACATTCCAATCTTCGCAATGGTTGACACCAATTCTGACCCTCGTGAGGTCGATTATGTCATCCCTTCTAATGACGATGCTTCTAAATCGATCGAGAACATCATGACTCATGTCACCGATGCCGTAATTGCCGGTCTTGCGGAACGCAAGTCAGGTAAAGACAAAGAGAAGGACGGTGACGATGCTCCAAAGAAAGCCAAGAAATCAGAGGCTAAAAAGGAGGAGAAAGCCGCTAAAGCAGAAAAAGCACCTAAAAAAGCGAAAGCGAGAAAAGAGGAGCCTGCAAAAGCTACTGCACCAGCCGGAGACGAAGAAGAGTAA
- a CDS encoding DUF3667 domain-containing protein translates to MAGALVTIDRPDRCLNCENPILPQAQYCLGCGAKVQEYRFTTKRLVNEFSERFLNVDNTIFKTYIHLFTQPEAVIDGFLHGLRKRYLNAFNYFAVAITLSGIMLFFMKRFFPEAMEFDFGGLPEDQINPQMESIMEYQSLLYFATVPILALLGWAVWKYRKEHNYAEQLIIQLYTYSHCAINAAILGVLLLFSGLPWMTISMFLTPFYVLYNAYVYKRLYQLPFSEITARTLIFILIGVGSYIGLIFLGIVCTLLYFFITQSGPFAG, encoded by the coding sequence ATGGCCGGAGCATTAGTTACTATCGATCGTCCTGACCGCTGCCTGAATTGTGAAAATCCCATCCTTCCTCAGGCGCAGTATTGCTTAGGCTGTGGCGCCAAAGTACAGGAATACCGCTTTACGACGAAACGACTCGTCAACGAATTCTCCGAGCGTTTTCTCAACGTAGACAACACCATTTTCAAAACCTACATCCACCTATTTACCCAACCGGAAGCGGTGATTGACGGGTTCCTGCACGGCTTGCGGAAACGCTACCTCAATGCCTTCAACTACTTTGCGGTGGCCATCACCCTGTCAGGAATCATGCTCTTCTTTATGAAAAGATTCTTTCCTGAGGCGATGGAATTTGATTTTGGTGGTTTACCCGAAGACCAGATCAATCCACAGATGGAGTCTATTATGGAGTATCAGTCGCTGCTCTATTTCGCGACGGTTCCTATTCTCGCCTTGTTGGGATGGGCGGTTTGGAAATACAGAAAAGAGCATAACTATGCCGAACAACTCATCATTCAGCTGTACACCTATTCTCATTGTGCGATCAATGCAGCCATTTTGGGGGTGCTTTTGTTGTTTTCAGGTTTGCCCTGGATGACCATATCTATGTTTCTCACTCCCTTCTATGTTCTCTACAACGCTTATGTATATAAACGCTTGTATCAACTCCCCTTCTCTGAAATTACAGCACGAACGCTGATCTTTATCCTGATTGGGGTTGGCTCGTATATTGGGCTCATATTTCTGGGAATAGTTTGTACGCTACTGTACTTCTTTATCACTCAGTCAGGCCCATTTGCCGGCTAG
- the rplM gene encoding 50S ribosomal protein L13 yields the protein MDTLSYKTVSANKATVNKEWVVVDVEGQALGRVSSVIASLLRGKRKPNYTPHVDCGDNVIVINADKINLSGNKWEAKTYIRHTGYPGGQRSATANEVFAKSPEQLVEKAVKGMLPKTKLGSALFRNLKVYAGAEHAQEAQKPRVINLNEFK from the coding sequence GTGGACACATTAAGTTACAAAACAGTATCTGCCAACAAAGCCACTGTAAACAAGGAGTGGGTTGTTGTAGATGTTGAAGGACAAGCTTTAGGCCGTGTTTCTTCCGTAATTGCCAGTCTTTTACGCGGAAAACGCAAGCCGAACTACACCCCACACGTTGATTGCGGAGATAACGTCATTGTTATCAATGCAGACAAGATCAACTTATCGGGTAACAAATGGGAGGCGAAAACATACATTCGCCACACCGGTTATCCGGGTGGACAGCGCAGTGCGACAGCAAATGAGGTATTTGCTAAATCGCCTGAGCAGTTAGTAGAAAAAGCAGTGAAAGGCATGTTGCCTAAAACGAAATTGGGTAGTGCTCTTTTTCGCAATCTAAAAGTGTATGCGGGTGCAGAGCACGCTCAAGAAGCTCAAAAGCCGCGAGTAATCAACTTAAACGAATTTAAGTAA
- the rpsI gene encoding 30S ribosomal protein S9: MEVIHKIGRRKTAVARVYVAPGKGKITVNKKDMDAYFPTATLRYKVNQPLAMTNNEGAFDIKVNVFGGGNTGQAEAVRLALSRAMCELDAENRAILKPEGLLTRDPRMVERKKFGQKKARKKFQFSKR, from the coding sequence ATGGAAGTTATTCACAAAATTGGCCGTCGCAAGACTGCTGTAGCTCGTGTTTATGTGGCTCCCGGAAAAGGGAAGATCACCGTAAACAAGAAAGACATGGATGCTTACTTCCCTACTGCAACTTTAAGATACAAAGTGAACCAGCCGTTGGCAATGACCAACAATGAGGGGGCTTTTGATATTAAAGTAAATGTTTTTGGTGGTGGAAATACGGGACAGGCTGAGGCCGTTCGTCTTGCGCTCTCTAGAGCCATGTGCGAATTGGACGCTGAAAACCGTGCCATCCTGAAACCAGAAGGTCTTCTTACTCGTGATCCACGAATGGTGGAGCGTAAGAAGTTCGGGCAGAAGAAAGCACGTAAGAAATTCCAGTTCTCTAAACGTTAA
- a CDS encoding DUF5916 domain-containing protein yields the protein MSIKTSGQILFLGIALFTTSLFAQIDSTATIAKRVYTTASIGNQEPPTIDGVLDDAAWEVVDWSSDYVEFQPDVGTPPTQQTQMKITYDAKNLYVAFLCLESDKTKLEKRLGRRDDFPGDWVELNIDSFNDDRTGFSFTASASGVKGDEFISNNGNFDSSWNPIWYLATAEVSEGWVAEMRIPLSQLRFGNNEEQEWGIQSTRRYFANEERSTWQPLPANPPGWVSEFGILRGIKGIKPQKQLEIQPYGLVQYDTFEAQEGNPFRDGDNFKLNGGLDAKIGVTNDLTLDLTVNPDFGQVDADPGAIALDGFEIFFQERRPFFVENKNVFDFRVGGGADNLFFSRRIGRTPQGFTTADGSRGEYQDIPNNTTILGAAKFSGKTKDGWTVGVLESVTAREFGTIELDTREDVLEGLDEPGEERRELVEPLTNYFVGRVQKDFNDRNSFIGGIFTATHRNIEEEVSFLHTQAYSAGLDFRHNWKNRKYYVEGRALMSNVRGSEEAIALTQRSITHLFQREDASHVEVDPTRTDLMGTGGNFEIGRESGDWRYNLGGNFRSPELELNDIGFLRSADQWRQYANIRRLWNKSSSWFRQANLGFSQFTEFDFEGNYNRIQYEVNGYVNWKNNWWSEAGAAHKPRIFINSFLRGGPRWRFSDENFVFLFSGTDARKKFNMHAGYVYSQARQDNFSFQRYVLRFFYQPLDALSLSLINEYEINPNKTQYVSQQAFGDTQRYILGNIDNESLSMTLRVNYSINPNLTIQYYGQPFIFKARYNDFNFVNNPIAEDLNERVTLYTDDQINFANGRYEVDEDTDGITDYSFNNPDLNFVQFRSNLVARWEYIPGSELFFVWSQGIEGLSSIDDGLFDAANNVIFDQQIRNTFLIKWTYRFVL from the coding sequence ATGTCAATCAAAACAAGTGGGCAGATCTTGTTTCTGGGTATTGCTCTTTTCACAACTTCTTTATTCGCACAAATCGACAGCACCGCAACTATTGCCAAGCGCGTTTATACGACGGCTTCTATAGGTAATCAAGAGCCGCCTACTATTGATGGAGTGCTCGATGATGCCGCTTGGGAAGTAGTAGACTGGTCTTCAGACTACGTCGAATTTCAGCCTGATGTAGGTACTCCACCTACACAGCAAACCCAAATGAAAATAACCTACGATGCCAAAAACCTTTATGTGGCTTTTCTCTGCCTGGAAAGTGACAAGACTAAACTGGAGAAGCGCCTGGGAAGGCGTGATGATTTTCCGGGGGACTGGGTTGAATTGAATATAGACAGTTTCAATGATGACCGTACCGGTTTTTCGTTTACGGCTTCTGCTTCAGGAGTAAAGGGCGATGAATTCATCTCTAACAATGGGAATTTTGATTCCAGTTGGAACCCCATTTGGTATTTAGCTACGGCCGAAGTATCCGAAGGCTGGGTGGCTGAGATGCGTATACCCTTGAGCCAGCTTCGCTTTGGAAACAACGAGGAGCAAGAGTGGGGCATTCAATCCACACGCCGCTATTTTGCCAATGAAGAGCGTTCTACCTGGCAGCCACTTCCAGCCAATCCACCAGGCTGGGTCAGTGAGTTTGGGATCTTGCGTGGCATTAAAGGCATTAAACCCCAAAAGCAATTGGAGATCCAGCCCTACGGATTGGTTCAGTACGACACCTTTGAGGCTCAGGAAGGGAATCCATTTCGGGATGGGGATAACTTTAAACTCAATGGAGGCCTGGATGCCAAGATTGGGGTGACCAATGATTTGACCCTTGATCTGACCGTAAATCCGGACTTTGGACAGGTGGATGCGGATCCCGGAGCGATCGCTTTGGATGGCTTTGAGATCTTCTTTCAGGAACGCCGACCTTTTTTTGTGGAAAACAAAAATGTGTTTGACTTTCGCGTAGGCGGAGGAGCTGATAATTTATTCTTTTCCCGACGAATTGGACGGACTCCACAAGGATTTACTACAGCGGATGGAAGCAGAGGCGAGTATCAGGACATCCCGAACAATACTACTATTCTGGGAGCGGCTAAATTCAGCGGGAAGACTAAAGACGGATGGACCGTAGGCGTCTTAGAAAGCGTCACGGCCCGGGAATTTGGAACCATTGAATTGGATACGCGTGAAGATGTGCTGGAAGGGCTGGATGAGCCTGGAGAGGAGCGACGCGAACTGGTCGAACCCTTAACGAACTATTTTGTGGGAAGAGTTCAAAAAGACTTTAACGATCGTAACTCCTTTATTGGTGGGATCTTTACCGCAACTCATCGAAATATTGAAGAAGAAGTCTCTTTTTTACACACCCAGGCCTACTCTGCCGGATTAGACTTTCGTCACAACTGGAAGAACCGTAAGTACTATGTGGAAGGGCGGGCATTGATGAGTAATGTTCGCGGGAGTGAAGAAGCCATTGCGTTGACCCAACGTTCCATTACCCATCTTTTTCAACGGGAGGATGCCAGTCATGTGGAGGTCGATCCTACGCGAACTGACTTAATGGGAACCGGTGGAAACTTCGAGATCGGTCGGGAGAGCGGGGACTGGCGTTATAATCTGGGAGGTAATTTTAGGAGCCCCGAACTGGAACTGAATGATATTGGATTTTTGCGTTCTGCCGATCAATGGCGGCAATACGCCAATATAAGGCGCCTCTGGAACAAATCTAGCAGCTGGTTTCGCCAGGCCAATCTAGGATTCAGTCAGTTCACTGAATTTGACTTTGAGGGAAATTACAACCGCATCCAGTACGAAGTTAACGGATATGTGAATTGGAAAAATAACTGGTGGTCAGAAGCCGGAGCTGCCCATAAGCCCAGAATTTTTATTAACTCATTTTTGAGAGGCGGTCCGCGATGGCGTTTTAGCGATGAGAATTTTGTATTTCTCTTTTCCGGAACGGACGCTCGTAAGAAGTTCAATATGCACGCCGGCTACGTGTATTCGCAGGCCCGTCAGGACAATTTTTCCTTTCAACGTTACGTGTTGCGCTTCTTTTATCAGCCCCTGGATGCCTTAAGTCTTTCCCTGATCAATGAGTACGAAATCAATCCCAATAAAACTCAGTATGTAAGTCAGCAGGCTTTTGGAGATACGCAGCGGTATATTCTGGGTAATATCGACAATGAAAGTCTGAGCATGACCTTACGGGTGAACTACAGCATCAATCCCAATTTGACCATACAGTACTATGGGCAGCCTTTTATATTCAAGGCGAGATACAATGACTTTAATTTTGTCAATAATCCAATAGCTGAAGATTTAAACGAGCGGGTTACCCTGTACACGGATGATCAGATCAATTTTGCCAATGGTCGGTATGAGGTGGACGAAGACACGGATGGGATCACCGACTACAGCTTCAATAATCCCGACTTGAATTTTGTGCAGTTCCGGTCCAATTTAGTGGCCCGCTGGGAATACATTCCCGGGTCTGAGCTTTTCTTTGTTTGGTCTCAGGGGATCGAGGGTTTAAGCAGTATTGATGACGGACTTTTTGATGCGGCAAACAACGTGATCTTTGACCAGCAGATCAGGAATACTTTTTTAATTAAGTGGACCTATCGATTTGTACTCTAA